The segment TCCGACATCGAATTTAAATTACCGAAACCTAGTTACACAATAAATACACTCGTACATTTGTTTGAGAAATTTCCACAGCATCAGTTTGCTCTGATTATGGGCAGCGATAACCTGGATAGTTTTGCAAAATGGAAAAACTACGAACAGATCCTTGAACAAGTCGAACTCTATGTTTATCCGAGAAAAGATTCAACAGAAAATGAATTCACTACTCATCCGAAAGTAAAGATCATCCCTGCGCCACTGATGGAAATCTCTTCAAGCTTCATTCGTGAAAGTATAAAAGCAAAGAAAGATGTAAGATATATGGTACCGGAGAAAGTGTGGGAGTTTTTGGAGGAGATGAATTTTTATAGGTAATGTTGAGGTTAAAAGTCAAAAATCAAAAGGTCAAAGGTCAAAGGTCAAAGGTCACTTTGCGAAAGTTTGATCAACTTAAAATTAACGAAGAAAGTAACATGTGATTATTTCGAATTACGAATCTCGAA is part of the Bacteroidota bacterium genome and harbors:
- a CDS encoding nicotinate-nucleotide adenylyltransferase — protein: MKIGLFFGSFNPIHNGHMVIAGYMSEFTDLEQVWFVVSPHNPLKLKQTLLQDYHRLSMVKIAIGDYRKLKASDIEFKLPKPSYTINTLVHLFEKFPQHQFALIMGSDNLDSFAKWKNYEQILEQVELYVYPRKDSTENEFTTHPKVKIIPAPLMEISSSFIRESIKAKKDVRYMVPEKVWEFLEEMNFYR